From one Deltaproteobacteria bacterium genomic stretch:
- a CDS encoding response regulator, giving the protein MATILIVDDHALTRTFIHRRLEKEGFNVLEAENGTNGVELLRAKDVDLVLLDFMMKNMNGMQTFEQMKYFRPKVLCIMITAYAHPGLVTQFMKAGGAEFLVKPLREDFERRIKDVLSRHQNN; this is encoded by the coding sequence ATGGCCACCATACTGATAGTTGACGACCACGCCTTGACACGCACCTTTATTCACCGACGGCTTGAGAAGGAAGGGTTTAATGTTTTGGAAGCCGAGAACGGGACCAATGGCGTAGAGCTTTTGCGAGCCAAGGATGTTGACCTTGTGCTATTGGATTTCATGATGAAAAACATGAATGGAATGCAAACATTCGAGCAAATGAAGTATTTCAGGCCGAAAGTCCTCTGCATCATGATCACCGCCTACGCCCATCCCGGATTGGTCACACAGTTTATGAAAGCGGGCGGAGCCGAGTTTCTCGTCAAACCTTTGCGTGAAGATTTTGAGCGGAGGATCAAGGACGTATTGAGCAGACATCAAAACAACTGA